CCCGCCCCGGGTCGGCCAGGCGCAGCCGGCGCACCGGCCGGTCGACGAGCAGCACCGCCCCTCCGGCCCGCTCCTCCTCCGCCTCGACGAGCTCGATCGCGCCGTTGCCCCAGGCCGCCCGGCTCACCAGGTGCCAGCCGACGCGGCGGACGTCGCCGTCGTCGGCGGGGATCCACAGCCCCCAGGACGTGACGACCAGGTGCCCGCCCCCCGTGAGCACGGCGACGGCGAGCACCCGCTCGTCGGCCTCCAGCGTCGCCGGGAACCCCTCGGGCAGCTCGTCGCGACCCAGCACCCGGCGGATCGCCTGCAGCGGGCTCAGCCTCGCGGGCCTCATCGGCGTCCACCCCTCGTGCGCGGAAACGGCTGCCCCGGCGCGCTCTTCCGCGCACGGGTGGTCATCGGGACGCCTGCTCACGCAGCGCGATCCGGTACTGCTCCAGCGGCACCAGGTCGCCGAAGAGCTGGTGGTAGGCGTCGGCGTCCTCCAGCGGGTTGGTGCGCTGCAGCCGACCCTTCAGCTCGGCCACCTGGGCCTCGACCAGCGCCAGCTTCACCCCGGCCACCACGCTCCCCACGTACCGCGCCTCCTCCATCCCGCGCCGCGGCATCTGCAGCGGCTCGACGGCCAGCTCGTGCACCAGCGGCCGCACCTCCGGCACGCACTCCACGCTGACGGCCTCCAGCCACGTCGGGCCCTCCAGCCCGGCGCAGACGCCGCCCGCGGCCTGCACCGCGCGGTGCACCCCGGCCAGCGCCGGGTGGCTGAACACCTGCTCGGGCAGCTCGTCGTAGGCGGGGCCGGCGATCGCGGGCAGCTGCAGGGCGGCCTTGAGCGCCTCGCGCTGCAGGTGCAGGCGGGGGTCGTTGCGCGGCGGCGGGGCCGGGACCTCCCGGCGCCCGCGCACCTTGTCCGGCGGCACGCCGGCCTCCTCGCGCACCCGCCGCACGACGGCGAACTCGTCGGGCCAGCCGGTCCAGCCGGCGAGGCGGCGCGCGTACTCGTCGCGGAGGTCCTCGCGCTTGATCCGCGCGACCAGCGGCACCGCGCGGCGCAGGGCCGCGGTCTGGCCCTCGGCGGTCTCCAGGTCGTGCTCGCGCAGCATCGAGCGGATGACGAACTCGTAGAGCGGTTCGCGCCGCGCCACGAGGTCGCGGACCGCGGTGTCGCCGTGGGTCTGGCGCAGCTCGCACGGGTCCTGGCCGTCGGGGGCGATCGTGACATAGGTCTGGCCGGTGTAGCTCTGCTCCCCCTCGAACGCCTTGAGCGCGGCGGCCTGCCCGGCCGCGTCGCCGTCGAAGGTGTAGATCACCTCGCCCAGGTCGAACGAGTCGTCGCCGATCAGCCGGCGGATCACCGCGATGTGCTCGGTGCCGAACGCGGTGCCGCAGGACGCCACCGCGGTGGTGACGCCGGCGAGGTGCATCGCCATGACGTCGGTGTAGCCCTCCACCACCACCACCTGGCGGCGCTTGGCGATCTCGCGCTTGGCCAGGTCGAGGCCGAACAGCACGTTGGTCTTCTTGTAGACCGGCGAGTCGGAGGTGTTGAGGTACTTGGCGTCGATGCCGTCGTCGTCGAAGATCCGCCGCGCCCCGAACCCGACGACCTCGCCCCCGAGGTCGCGGATCGGCCACAGCAGCCGGCGGTGGAACCGGTCGATCGGCCCGCGGCGGCCCTCCTTGGACAGCCCGGCCTTGACCAGCTCGTCGACGGAGAACCCGGCGGCGAGCAGGTGCTTGGTGAGGGTGTCCCAGCCGGCGGGGGCCCAGCCGCAGCCGAACGTGGCCGCGGCCGCCGCGTCGAACCCGCGGGAGGTGAGGAACTCGACGCCCTTCGCGGCCTCGGGCGTCTGCAGCTGCGCGGCGTAGAACTCCGCGGCCCGCTTGTTGGCCTCCAGCAGCCGCGACCGGGTGCCCTTGTCGCGCTGCACCGACGCCCCGCCGCCGGTGTAGGTGAGCCGGAACCCGATGCGGTCGGCGAGGCGCTCCACGGCCTCCGCGAACCCGACGACCTCGATCTTCATCACGAAGTCGAAGACGCTGCCGCCCTCGCCGCAGCCGAAGCAGTGGAACGTGCCGTGCGTGGGACGGACGTTGAAGCTCGGCGACTTCTCGTCGTGGAAGGGACACAGGCCCTTGAGCGACCCTGCGCCCGCGCGCCGCAGGGCCACGTAGTCGCCGATCACCTCGTCGATGCGGGTGCGGTCGCGGACCTCGGTGATGTCCGAATCCCTGATGCGTCCCGCCACGGGGCCGAGTCTAGGCGCGTTCGGTGAAGGTCAGCTCCAGGGCGTCCAGCACGGGGCGGTAGCCGATCCGGGGGTAGATCGCGTTGCTGACCGGGTTGGCCAGGTCGGTGAACAGCACCACCTCGCGGGCCCCCGCGTCCTGCGCCCACGCCGTGGCCGCGGCCGTGACGGCCGAGCCGTAGCCGTGCCCGCGGTGCTCCGGTGGGGTGTAGACGGGCCCGACCCGCGACATCGGACCGACCGGTCGGCGCGCGGCGGCGTAGGCGACGGGGCGGCCGTCGACCTCCCACAGCAGGTGCCCCCCGCCCCGCTCCATCGACTCGACGACGCCCGGCCGCGCGTCGGCCGGCGGGCCGAGCGACCGGATCGCCTCCGCCCCGAACGCCGCCTGCCACCGCGCCACGAGGTCGACGTCGGCCGGCCCCGCGACGCGCGCGCACCCCGGCACCCGCGGCGGCGGCGTGAGCGCGACCAGCCGGAACAGCCGCATCCGCATCGCGACCTCGCTGCCCCGGCCGGTCCGGGCGGTGTACGCGGCCGCGAACGCCTCCGCCTGCGGCACCTCCCCGTTGACGGCGGGCAGGTCGGTGCCTGCCCGCTCCGCCACCGCGGCGGCGAGCCCCGGGGGCAGCGCGGAGGCCACCGCGGGCCGCCGGACCTCCTGCAGCAGCGCGCCGACCGTCTCCCCGGCCCGGGCGACCGTCACCAGCAGGGCGGCGCGGTCGGGCCGGTCGCGGAGCCGGTCCAGCACGGTGTGGGCGAGCGTGTGCCGGACCGGGTCGGCGGCGTAGAGCGGACCGGCCGCGGCGTCGAACGCCGCGACCGACTCGTGGACGGTGACCCGCATGCCCCCATCGTCGCACCGGGGGCGAGCGGGTTCCGTCAGAGAACCGGCAGGTAGGTGGCCAGTTCGTAGGGGGTGACGTTGCGCCGGTAGGCGTC
This sequence is a window from Pseudonocardia petroleophila. Protein-coding genes within it:
- the dnaG gene encoding DNA primase, whose protein sequence is MAGRIRDSDITEVRDRTRIDEVIGDYVALRRAGAGSLKGLCPFHDEKSPSFNVRPTHGTFHCFGCGEGGSVFDFVMKIEVVGFAEAVERLADRIGFRLTYTGGGASVQRDKGTRSRLLEANKRAAEFYAAQLQTPEAAKGVEFLTSRGFDAAAAATFGCGWAPAGWDTLTKHLLAAGFSVDELVKAGLSKEGRRGPIDRFHRRLLWPIRDLGGEVVGFGARRIFDDDGIDAKYLNTSDSPVYKKTNVLFGLDLAKREIAKRRQVVVVEGYTDVMAMHLAGVTTAVASCGTAFGTEHIAVIRRLIGDDSFDLGEVIYTFDGDAAGQAAALKAFEGEQSYTGQTYVTIAPDGQDPCELRQTHGDTAVRDLVARREPLYEFVIRSMLREHDLETAEGQTAALRRAVPLVARIKREDLRDEYARRLAGWTGWPDEFAVVRRVREEAGVPPDKVRGRREVPAPPPRNDPRLHLQREALKAALQLPAIAGPAYDELPEQVFSHPALAGVHRAVQAAGGVCAGLEGPTWLEAVSVECVPEVRPLVHELAVEPLQMPRRGMEEARYVGSVVAGVKLALVEAQVAELKGRLQRTNPLEDADAYHQLFGDLVPLEQYRIALREQASR
- a CDS encoding GNAT family N-acetyltransferase, which codes for MRVTVHESVAAFDAAAGPLYAADPVRHTLAHTVLDRLRDRPDRAALLVTVARAGETVGALLQEVRRPAVASALPPGLAAAVAERAGTDLPAVNGEVPQAEAFAAAYTARTGRGSEVAMRMRLFRLVALTPPPRVPGCARVAGPADVDLVARWQAAFGAEAIRSLGPPADARPGVVESMERGGGHLLWEVDGRPVAYAAARRPVGPMSRVGPVYTPPEHRGHGYGSAVTAAATAWAQDAGAREVVLFTDLANPVSNAIYPRIGYRPVLDALELTFTERA